TGGCATCCACCGTGGGCGTGCCCAACTCCCTCGGCCCCGGCGAGCTGCTGCAGCACTACGGTACGGCCGAGCAGCAGGACCACTACCTGCCACGTCTGGCCAAGGGTCTTGAAGTGCCTTGCTTTGCCCTGACCAGCCCTGAAGCCGGTTCAGACGCAGGTTCTATTCCTGACTACGGCGTTGTCTGCAAAGGCATGTGGAAAGGTGAAGAAGTGCTCGGCATGAAGCTCACCTGGAACAAGCGCTACATCACCCTGGCCCCTATCGCCACTGTGTTGGGTCTGGCGTTCAAACTGCGCGACCCTGAGCGTCTGCTCGGCGGCGAAGAAGAGCTCGGCATTACCTGCGCCCTTATTCCTACTGATGTGGAAGGCGTGGAAACCGGTCGTCGTCACTTCCCGCTCAACTGTATGTTCCAAAACGGCCCAACCCGCGGTAAAGACGTGTTTGTGCCCTTAAGCTTTATCATTGGCGGTCCGAAAATGGCCGGTCAGGGCTGGCGCATGCTGGTGGAATGTCTGTCGGTTGGCCGCGGCATTACCCTGCCATCCAACTCTGCCGGTGGCGTGAAAACCGCAGCCCTGGCAACCGGCGCCTATGCCCGCATCCGCCGTCAGTTCAAGCTGCCTATCGGTAAGCTGGAAGGTATTGAAGAGCCAATGGCGCGCATTGGCGGTAACGCTTATCTGATGGACGCCGTGACCTCGCTGACCACCACAGGTATCGATTTGGGTGAAAAGCCATCGGTCATCTCTGCCATCGTGAAGTATCACCTCACCGACCGCATGCAGAAATGCGTCATCGACGCCATGGACATCCACGGCGGTAAAGGCGTGTGCCTTGGCCCCAACAACTACCTGGGCCGTGGTTATCAGGCTGCCCCTATCGCCATTACCGTGGAAGGTGCCAACATCCTGACCCGCTCTATGATCATCTATGGTCAGGGCGCCATTCGCTGCCATCCATACGTGCTGGCCGAAATGGACTCTGCCTTCGATAAAGACGTGCGTCAGGGTCTGAACAAGTTCGATGCTGCCCTCTTTGGCCACATCGGCTTTACCATCAGCAACCTGATCCGCAGTGTGTGGATGGGCCTGACCGGCAGCCGCTTCTCTAACGCCCCATATGGCGACAAGACCAAGCGCTACTACCAGCACATGAACCGTTTCAGTGCCAACCTGGCGTTGCTGTCTGATCTCGCCATGGCCACCCTGGGCGGTAACCTCAAGCGTAAAGAGCGTATCTCTGCCCGTCTTGGCGACATGCTGAGTCAGCTGTACCTGGCCTCTGCCACGTTGAAGCGTTATCAGGATGAAGGTCGTCAGACTGAAGATCTGCCACTGGTACAGTGGGCGGTTGAAGATGCCCTGTTCAAGCTGCAAGCCTCTTTGGATGAGCTGCTGGACAATTTCCCTGCCGGTCTGGGCGGTGTGCTGCGCGTACTGCTGCT
This sequence is a window from Shewanella zhangzhouensis. Protein-coding genes within it:
- the fadE gene encoding acyl-CoA dehydrogenase FadE; the encoded protein is MTTLLWSIALLVVLGACAYLRVSLLTATAAAAIMLTAGWTLDVVGLWGGIIFLVIALPLNISSIRQSLITRPLLKVYRGIMPEMSSTEKEAIDAGTTWWEADLFAGNPNWKKLHNYPTARLSAEEQAFMDGPVNEVCRMVNEHQVSHELADLPADVWQYLKDNGFFAMIIKKKFGGLEFSAYAQSRVLQKLAGVSSELASTVGVPNSLGPGELLQHYGTAEQQDHYLPRLAKGLEVPCFALTSPEAGSDAGSIPDYGVVCKGMWKGEEVLGMKLTWNKRYITLAPIATVLGLAFKLRDPERLLGGEEELGITCALIPTDVEGVETGRRHFPLNCMFQNGPTRGKDVFVPLSFIIGGPKMAGQGWRMLVECLSVGRGITLPSNSAGGVKTAALATGAYARIRRQFKLPIGKLEGIEEPMARIGGNAYLMDAVTSLTTTGIDLGEKPSVISAIVKYHLTDRMQKCVIDAMDIHGGKGVCLGPNNYLGRGYQAAPIAITVEGANILTRSMIIYGQGAIRCHPYVLAEMDSAFDKDVRQGLNKFDAALFGHIGFTISNLIRSVWMGLTGSRFSNAPYGDKTKRYYQHMNRFSANLALLSDLAMATLGGNLKRKERISARLGDMLSQLYLASATLKRYQDEGRQTEDLPLVQWAVEDALFKLQASLDELLDNFPAGLGGVLRVLLLPFGRPLKRPSDVLDHKVAKIMQTPCASRERLGQGQFWEACDNNPVGVQEQTFKDILAAEPLYDKVCKAAGKRLPFMWLDQVAAEGKALGILSDAEIALLEKAEIGRMKSINVDDFDPAELVAQTTGSKSQEQAA